From Corynebacterium pseudotuberculosis:
GGGGGTCGATCATCTCATGAACTGCGATGAAATTTTGACCATGGACATTCCAATGGGCGTGCTTGAGAATGAGATGAAGATCGTTATAGTCGGTGAGCCGCTCCTGCAGGTGATCGATAAGCTGCTTGGCGTCTGCTTCATTGATTCCTGGAACAGTGAAATTCTTCATGATCTCTATAATACACTCTGCTTTTTAATAAGCAAGGTTTGTTAGGATTTCTGTATTTATCTATGATGGACAGCATGCCAGAAGGCCATGTCATCCACCGGCTCGCCCGCGAGCTCAACAAGCATTTTCAAGGAAAAGCGCCACGCGTCACATCCCCTCAGGGAAGATTCGCCGCAGAAGCAGCACTTATCCACGCCGCTCCGTTTTATCAGGCCCACGCATGGGGCAAGCATCTTTTCATTGAATTCGATGCCCCCACGCCAGAACGCATTGTGCATATCCACTTAGGCCTGATCGGAAGCCTGCATTTTGACCCGATTGAAGAGGCCAAGGGGCAGATCCGACTACGGATAGAGGGTGACAAAGTAGCAGCAAATCTACGAGGACCACAGTGGTGTCGCCTTATTACGACGGAAGAGATGGAGGTAGCCGTCGGCAAGCTTGGTGCAGACCCGCTGCGCCCAGACTCAGACCTAAGCCTCGTTTGCCAGCGTGTCGCGCGTTCACAGAGATCGATCGGATCGTTACTCATGGACCAGCGGCTTTTTGCCGGCGTGGGGAATATCTACCGTGCGGAATCGCTCTTTCGCCTGGGGATAAGCCCCTTTACGCCCGGCCGCGAAGTGGAAAATCTTGGCCAAATATGGGAAGACTTGGTTTATCTCATGCAGGAGGGGGTGCGGGTAGGACGCATCGATACCGTCCGTCCTGAACACACTCCTCAAGCCATGGGCCGAGCACCCCGTAAAGACGACCATGGCGGAGAGGTCTATGTGTATCGTCGATTGGGCCAGCCCTGTTATGTGTGCGGCACACCTATCAGCGGGCAAGTAATGGAGGGTCGAAACCTCTTCTGGTGTCCCACCTGCCAGCCTCGACCATAGCGGCATTGGGTCCACGCAACGCGGACTATCCTCTGAATCATGCATGCTTATTCCGTCGCAGACATTCGTGCAGCAGAGAACCCTCTTATCCAAGCCGCCGCGCCTGATGCGCTGATGCGCCAAGCAGCACAAGCGGTCGCCGAAGCCGCCCTGTGCATGCTTCCTCATGACACATCAAAAATACTGGTTGTGGCGGGTAGCGGCGGCAACGGTGGCGACGGGCTTTATGCTGGCGCGCTGCTCGCTCAGCTCGGCCACACGGTTCACGCAGTCTTAGCTTCTTCCTCAGCGCACGCACCAGCACTTGCGGCCTTTGAACAAGCAGGGGGAATACTAGCGCCCCTCGAGGAGGCGGATCTTGTGATAGATGCAATCATGGGATTGGGAGGAACCACCGAACTGCGGGATACAACGTGGAACCTCTGGCAGAAAGCAGTGGCAAAGGCTCCAGCGGTACTCGCTGTGGATGTCCCTTCCGGCATAAATTCAGATACAGGATCAAACCGTCCAGGTGCCGCCTGTGTGACAGCAGATGCCACCATAACCTTTGGAGTCGCCCGCATTGCGCATGCCGTCTCCCCACATTGCGGCGAAGTTCTGGTCGCAGATATCAATGCTGGCCAGTCACTTGCCCAGGCTTTCTCAACCAAAAGCCCTGCCGTCGATTTTTTCCAAACAGTTC
This genomic window contains:
- a CDS encoding Fpg/Nei family DNA glycosylase, giving the protein MMDSMPEGHVIHRLARELNKHFQGKAPRVTSPQGRFAAEAALIHAAPFYQAHAWGKHLFIEFDAPTPERIVHIHLGLIGSLHFDPIEEAKGQIRLRIEGDKVAANLRGPQWCRLITTEEMEVAVGKLGADPLRPDSDLSLVCQRVARSQRSIGSLLMDQRLFAGVGNIYRAESLFRLGISPFTPGREVENLGQIWEDLVYLMQEGVRVGRIDTVRPEHTPQAMGRAPRKDDHGGEVYVYRRLGQPCYVCGTPISGQVMEGRNLFWCPTCQPRP